A genomic window from Punica granatum isolate Tunisia-2019 chromosome 2, ASM765513v2, whole genome shotgun sequence includes:
- the LOC116196356 gene encoding DNA repair protein UVH3 isoform X1 yields MGVQGLWELLAPVGRRVSVETLAGKKLAIDASIWLVQFMKAMRDEKGEMVRNAHLLGFFRRICKLLFLRTKPVFVFDGGTPALKRRTVIARRRQRENAQAKIRKTAEKLLLNHLKSLRLKELANDIENQRRMNDSKGKKVVSEKTEVPNDHPEDDGRTLRGYDQEMLDEMLAASIAAEEEGALAKGTSTSNAVQSEEDDENVEIILPEITGEVDPALLDALPPDLLAQMRGRSTAKNLNIQQADRGKNILLSDSEGKEAVSRNHEQEKLDAMLAASILVEEGGSLFNNASTSSATALSDEEDNDADEEMIVLEMQGIVDRDVLDSLPISMRLDLFAQMKERQMAENRQKYQEVKKAPEKFSELQIQSYLKAVALRREINQVQKAAAGIGVGGVRTSRIASEANKEFIFSSSFTGNKKVLASAGVQKNKDGQNPEQRENPSSSSLGTFPSTSKSKTASELAPDKYKKALDDGVQTFLDERGHIRVSRVRAMGIRMTRDLQRNLDLMKEIEQDQAPSESHTSGLARNKSSSEASDNGNGKSVDLNERNEPSMFGNESSIQISFEDDGDINVPDGDEELFAHLVGGSSLKVSSSDKIPCAAESLETASDVDWEEGQVDRISEDGKVETKSVHDSGCIGDESEVEWEEGVSTSPKENLFSSKASSDKPASKGSLEEDAELQEAIRRSLEDKRFSVMSSKDETQQSYGVNSREHILLSASQKTVDGQHTLPEDITESGSEAKDDAVKSNSADGTNILEREESCGILEGSSVQLSKEDTDENGNLPESELLSCTSLPTEPDTANLNAQDLLNVSSERGGAPASADGPVMIIPNIYYQTSAEMHNTKAVLSHLTTERTNLEAQLLGSSASGNDVNVKQTADGNHRDDFLGKLQSAEEFVVETNGDAQFDITKSSLEEEMRKLSQECIDLGNEQKKLERNAESINREMFTECQELLQMFGLPYIIAPMEAEAQCAYLELTNLVDGVVTDDSDVFLFGARSVYKNIFDDRKYVETYFMKDIEKELGLSREKLIRIAMLLGSDYTEGISGIGIVNAIEVLNAFPEEDGLQKFREWIESPDASILGKVDRRAGSTPRKRGARGSKGDTEGNPAKDENDSQSDFDNVQELKQYFMEKHRNVSKNWHIPPSFPSEAVVSAYSTPRVDKSAEPFLWGKPDIFILRKLCWEKFGWNSQKADELLLPVLNEYNKHETQLRLEAFYTFNERFAKIRSKRIKKAVKGISGRQSSELMDDAVEVNSKNKKKRRGNAGELEQHKLEKPSDVSEEVVAGNRSNTTRRSMQGQSRKRKASGQPVNSEGNSLETPKLAESSQGANKRSHGNKRDRGGGRSWRTRGGSRTGDPASGISEGSSGDDNSDDNELKVCDEKLEGMQDVRRSGRNRKAVNYVENLEDDESTRPFLKDDEADIGQGRQGGDDGPSEDDYLRTGGGFCVGDGKTNADLDGSGSPPAESPLRKDEENSQNLESTDKFNGGNIDAVQVTADGFHDPVTASSPAVQHNLESSNSTSTGTLCKVNVCEDKTKDDPHISSGGALSAMPFLKRKRKKT; encoded by the exons ATGGGAGTTCAAGGTCTGTGGGAGCTACTGGCCCCCGTCGGCCGCCGTGTGTCCGTCGAGACCCTCGCCGGAAAGAAGCTCGCCATCGACGCGAGCATATGGTTGGTCCAGTTCATGAAGGCGATGCGAGACGAGAAGGGGGAGATGGTGCGGAACGCCCACCTGCTCGGGTTCTTCCGCCGCATTTGCAAGCTCCTGTTCCTCAGGACCAAGCCCGTGTTCGTCTTCGACGGTGGCACGCCGGCCCTCAAGAGGCGCACTGTAATCGCTCGCCGGAGGCAGCGGGAGAATGCCCAGGCCAAAATCCGGAAAACGGCCGAGAAGTTGCTCCTCAATCAT CTTAAGTCATTGAGACTGAAGGAGTTGGCGAACGATATAGAGAATCAGAGACGGATGAATGATTCCAAGGGTAAGAAAGTTGTCTCTGAGAAAACCGAGGTTCCGAACGATCACCCTGAAGACGATGGCAGGACTTTGAGGGGTTATGATCAGGAAATGCTAGATGAGAT GTTGGCAGCGTCCATTGCTGCGGAGGAGGAAGGGGCATTGGCAAAGGGGACCTCCACATCCAATGCTGTCCAGTccgaggaagatgatgaaaaTGTAGAGATTATTTTG CCTGAAATTACTGGAGAGGTTGATCCTGCATTGCTGGATGCTCTGCCTCCTGATCTTCTTGCTCAG ATGAGGGGGAGGTCCACAGccaaaaatttgaatattcAACAGGCTGATAGA GGGAAAAACATTTTATTAAGTGATTCAGAAGGAAAGGAAGCAGTATCAAGGAATCACGAGCAGGAGAAGCTGGATGCAAT GCTTGCAGCTTCCATACTGGTCGAAGAAGGTGGCAGTCTTTTTAATAATGCGTCAACATCTTCTGCCACAGCTCTTTCTGATGAAGAAGATAATGATGCAGATGAAGAGATGATTGTG CTAGAAATGCAAGGAATTGTCGATCGTGATGTATTAGATTCTCTGCCTATATCAATGAGGCTTGATCTTTTTGCACAG atGAAAGAGAGGCAAATGGCAGAAAATAGGCAGAAGTATCAGGAAGTTAAAAAG GCTCCTGAAAAATTTTCCGAGTTACAAATACAGTCATACCTTAAGGCTGTTGCTCTTCGTCGGGAAATAAATCAAGTGCAGAAAGCTGCTGCTGGAATTGGGGTAGGTGGTGTGCGGACTTCAAGAATAGCCTCAGAAGCCAACAAAGAATTCATATTCTCCTCATCGTTTACTGggaataaaaa AGTGCTAGCATCCGCTGGAGTTCAGAAGAACAAGGATGGACAAAATCCAGAGCAGAGGGAGAATCCTTCTTCAAGTTCCCTTGGTACTTTTCCATCAACTAGCAAGTCTAAGACGGCGTCAGAATTGGCTCCAGACAAGTACAAAAAGGCTCTTGATGATGGGGTTCAAACTTTTCTAGATGAGAGGGGACATATCCGGGTTAGTAGAGTGAGGGCGATGGGAATTCGTATGACCCGAGATCTTCAGAGGAACTTAGACTTGATGAAAGAGATTGAGCAGGACCAGGCTCCTTCTGAGTCGCATACGAGTGGGTTAGCGAGAAATAAAAGTTCATCAGAAGCTTCAGATAATGGTAATGGTAAGTCCGTGGAcctaaatgagagaaatgagCCCTCTATGTTTGGAAATGAGTCTTCCATTCAGATATCTTTTGAAGATGATGGAGATATCAATGTTCCAGATGGTGATGAGGAATTATTTGCTCACTTAGTAGGAGGAAGCTCATTGAAAGTTTCATCTTCTGACAAAATTCCATGTGCCGCAGAGTCTTTAGAGACTGCTTCAGATGTTGACTGGGAGGAAGGACAGGTGGATAGAATTTCTGAGGATGGTAAAGTAGAAACCAAGTCTGTTCATGACAGTGGCTGCATAGGTGATGAGAGTGAAGTGGAATGGGAGGAAGGGGTTTCTACTAGCCCAAAAGAGAACCTCTTCTCCAGTAAAGCATCTTCTGACAAACCAGCTTCTAAAGGATCTTTAGAAGAAGATGCTGAGTTGCAGGAGGCCATAAGGAGAAGTCTGGAAGATAAAAGGTTTAGTGTTATGTCAAGCAAGGATGAGACACAGCAAAGTTATGGAGTGAATAGTCGTGAGCACATTCTATTATCAGCTTCACAAAAGACTGTAGATGGGCAACATACCTTACCAGAGGATATTACGGAGTCAGGTTCTGAAGCAAAAGATGATGCAGTAAAAAGCAACTCTGCAGATGGAACCAACATCCTAGAAAGGGAGGAATCATGTGGAATACTAGAAGGTTCTTCTGTTCAACTTTCAAAGGAAGATACTGATGAAAATGGGAATCTGCCTGAGAGTGAACTCTTATCATGCACATCGCTTCCAACGGAACCAGATACTGCAAATTTGAATGCACAAGACTTGTTAAATGTTTCATCTGAGAGGGGCGGGGCACCTGCCTCTGCCGATGGACCGGTAATGATTATTCCCAACATATATTATCAGACTTCTGCTGAGATGCATAATACCAAGGCAGTATTGTCACATCTGACAACTGAAAGAACTAACCTTGAGGCTCAATTGTTGGGGTCATCTGCATCAGGGAATGATGTCAATGTAAAGCAAACTGCTGATGGCAATCATAGGGATGATTTCTTAGGAAAGCTGCAGAGTGCGGAGGAATTTGTGGTTGAAACCAATGGAGATGCACAGTTTGATATCACTAAATCTAGTTTGGAGGAGGAAATGCGGAAATTGAGTCAAGAATGTATAGATCTTGGTAATGAGCAGAAGAAGCTTGAAAGAAATGCAGAATCCATTAACCGCGAAATGTTCACAGAATGCCAG GAGCTGTTGCAAATGTTTGGATTACCATATATTATTGCGCCAATGGAGGCAGAAGCTCAGTGTGCATATCTGGAACTGACAAACCTTGTTGATGGGGTGGTGACTGATGATTCAGATGTATTCCTGTTTGGGGCAAGAAGTGTTTACAAGAATATATTTGATGATCGGAAATATGTTGAGACTTACTTTATGAAG GACATAGAGAAGGAACTTGGTCTATCTAGGGAGAAATTGATTCGGATTGCTATGCTCTTGGGAAGTGATTATACTGAAGGGATCAG TGGAATAGGAATCGTTAATGCCATCGAGGTCTTAAATGCATTCCCGGAGGAAGATGGCCTACAGAAATTCCGTGAGTGGATTGAATCGCCAGATGCTAGCATACTTGGAAAGGTTGATAGACGAGCTGGATCTACTCCTAGGAAACGAGGAGCAAGAGGTTCAAAGGGCGATACAGAAGGAAATCCTGCGAAAGACGAAAATGATTCCCAGTCTGATTTCGATAACGTTCAAGAGTTAAAGCAGTATTTCATGGAGAAACAT AGAAATGTGAGCAAGAACTGGCACATTCCTCCGTCTTTTCCTAGTGAGGCAGTAGTATCTGCTTATTCTACTCCTCGAGTGGACAAATCTGCTGAGCCTTTCTTGTGGGGAAAGCcagatattttcattttacgCAA ATTATGCTGGGAAAAGTTTGGGTGGAATAGCCAGAAGGCAGATGAGTTGTTACTTCCTGTTCTGAATGAGTACAATAAACACGAG ACCCAATTGCGCTTGGAAGCATTTTACACTTTCAATGAGAGATTTGCGAAGATCCGTAGCAAGAGAATAAAAAAGGCTGTTAAAGGGATATCTGGACGACAATCATCAGAATTAATGGATGACGCTGTTGAAGTTAATTCgaagaataaaaagaaaagaagaggaaatgCAGGTGAACTTGAGCAGCATAAACTAGAGAAACCTTCTGACGTATCTGAAGAAGTTGTTGCTGGAAATCGTAGTAATACCACAAGAAGATCGATGCAAGGTCAGTCAAGGAAAAGGAAAGCCAGTGGACAGCCTGTGAATTCTGAAGGAAATTCCTTGGAAACACCTAAATTGGCAGAAAGCAGTCAAGGAGCCAATAAAAGATCTCATGGAAATAAAAGGGATCGAGGTGGCGGGAGAAGCTGGAGGACAAGAGGAGGAAGCCGGACAGGTGATCCTGCTTCTGGAATATCTGAAGGCAGCTCTGGTGATGATAACAGTGATGACAATGAGTTGAAAGTCTGTGATGAGAAGCTCGAGGGAATGCAAGATGTGCGGAGG TCTGGACGTAATAGGAAAGCTGTGAACTACGTGGAAAACTTGGAAGATGATGAGAGCACTAGGCCATTCCTTAAAGATGATGAAGCTGATATAGGACAAGGTAGACAGGGCGGTGATGATGGTCCTTCAGAGGATGATTATCTCAGAACAGGTGGTGGCTTTTGTGTAGGAGATGGAAAGACAAACGCAGATCTTGATGGTTCTGGCAGCCCTCCTGCTGAGTCTCCCCTACGAAAGGATGAGGAGAACTCCCAAAATCTCGAATCTACAGACAAATTCAACGGTGGGAATATTGATGCTGTTCAGGTGACTGCAGATGGATTTCATGACCCAGTGACGGCAAGCTCTCCTGCTGTTCAGCATAATCTTGAATCTAGTAATTCCACGAGCACCGGCACTCTCTGCAAGGTTAATGTTTGTGAGGATAAGACCAAAGATGATCCACATATATCCTCTGGAGGAGCTTTGAGCGCTATGCCCTTCTTGAAGAGGAAGCGCAAGAAAACCTGA